One genomic segment of Caldimonas brevitalea includes these proteins:
- a CDS encoding ABC transporter substrate-binding protein: MDRRQFVSRLTGAAAALGAASWATSSRAADEGLSANHITIGSSMGLTGILAGTSAEHVIGIKAAFATVNRSGGIHGRELRLQTLDDGYVPARTAANVKQMLDGGQVFALMSITGTANNAAVLPMVEQQGVPFVGPITGASSLRTANQRFTFYVRPSYQDEVQRVVPQLVNMGLQGIAIVYLDNPFGKEVLEAAQRTLVSNKLQAAGAFPLALDGSNAAQVAQQVLDAKAGAVLMGTTGSVTTKAVLALRAKAAALPLLGVSVAVLPSELPKLGAAAQGIGQALVFPDPFSAKTGATRSYQAAVRAAKLDDIGGGGLESWINAQLLIEGLRRAGRDVTRDKLRSALASIRQMDVGDFTLGFQGSAPFVASNSIRIGVFSGDGRLRA; the protein is encoded by the coding sequence ATGGATCGCCGTCAATTTGTCAGCCGGCTCACCGGTGCCGCGGCCGCATTGGGCGCAGCCTCCTGGGCCACCAGCAGCCGCGCCGCCGATGAAGGCCTGTCGGCCAACCACATCACCATCGGCAGTTCGATGGGGCTCACGGGCATCCTGGCCGGAACCAGCGCCGAACACGTCATCGGCATCAAGGCTGCCTTCGCCACGGTGAACCGCAGCGGCGGCATCCACGGCCGCGAGTTGCGGCTGCAGACGTTGGACGACGGCTATGTGCCCGCCCGCACGGCCGCCAACGTCAAGCAGATGCTCGACGGCGGTCAGGTGTTTGCGCTGATGTCCATCACAGGCACGGCCAACAACGCCGCCGTGTTGCCGATGGTCGAGCAGCAGGGCGTGCCCTTCGTCGGCCCCATCACCGGTGCCAGCTCGCTGCGCACGGCCAACCAGCGCTTCACCTTCTACGTGCGTCCCAGCTATCAGGACGAAGTGCAGCGTGTGGTGCCCCAGCTGGTCAACATGGGCTTGCAAGGCATCGCCATCGTCTATCTCGACAACCCCTTCGGCAAGGAAGTGCTCGAAGCGGCCCAGCGCACGCTCGTCAGCAACAAGCTGCAGGCCGCGGGTGCCTTCCCCCTCGCCCTCGACGGCAGCAACGCCGCCCAGGTCGCCCAGCAAGTGCTCGACGCCAAGGCGGGTGCCGTGCTGATGGGCACCACCGGCTCGGTGACGACCAAGGCCGTGCTGGCCTTGCGCGCCAAGGCCGCGGCGCTGCCGCTGCTGGGCGTGTCGGTGGCCGTGCTGCCGTCCGAGTTGCCCAAGCTCGGCGCAGCGGCCCAAGGTATCGGCCAGGCGCTCGTGTTCCCCGACCCGTTCAGCGCCAAAACGGGAGCCACCCGCAGCTACCAGGCGGCGGTGCGCGCCGCCAAGCTCGACGACATCGGTGGCGGCGGCCTCGAAAGCTGGATCAACGCCCAGTTGCTCATCGAGGGTCTGCGCCGCGCCGGCCGCGACGTGACCCGCGACAAGCTGCGCAGCGCCCTCGCCAGCATCCGCCAGATGGACGTGGGCGACTTCACGCTCGGCTTCCAGGGCAGCGCGCCCTTCGTCGCGTCGAACTCGATCCGTATCGGCGTGTTCAGCGGAGACGGGCGCTTGCGCGCCTGA
- a CDS encoding TRAP transporter large permease, whose amino-acid sequence MSMENFAPLMFGGLILIMLIGFPVAFSLAALGLLCGFIAINMGWFPVAFMANLPLNVFGILSNDLLLAIPFFTLMGAILEKCGLAEDMLDSMGQLFGPMRGGLGYSVIIVGFILGAITGTVAGQVIAMAMISLPVMMRYGYNMRYATGVLAASGTITQLVPPSLVLVVLADQLGRPVGDMYKGAWGPSILQVVLFALYTFLLTRLRPSYLPGVPVEARTLHGWQLWKKCLRGIIPSAILIFAVLGSMGGLPGITTAVATPTEAGAMGAVGAFILAAIHRRLNWALVREAMAGTMRITAMVVFILIGSRVFSLVFQGVDGAKWIEHMLSSLPGGQVGFLIVVNIFIFFLAFFLDFFEIAFIILPMLGPVAEKMGIDLVWFGVMLCVNMQTSFMHPPFGFALFYLRGISDTLFKNGSIPKRVESRDIYLGSIPWVVLQLVLVVIVIFVPQTVTVFLPKEEAVDLDKVKIEAPVDDPYGPENGAEDDAMRGFEPPAAETDPAASAAEAVEAAASAP is encoded by the coding sequence ATGAGCATGGAGAACTTCGCCCCCCTGATGTTCGGGGGCCTGATTCTGATCATGCTGATCGGGTTTCCGGTGGCCTTCTCGCTCGCGGCGCTCGGGCTGCTGTGCGGGTTCATCGCCATCAACATGGGCTGGTTTCCGGTCGCCTTCATGGCCAACCTGCCGCTCAACGTCTTCGGCATCCTGTCGAACGACCTGTTGCTGGCCATTCCGTTCTTCACGTTGATGGGCGCCATCCTCGAGAAGTGCGGCCTGGCCGAAGACATGCTCGACTCGATGGGGCAGCTGTTCGGGCCGATGCGCGGTGGCCTTGGCTACTCGGTGATCATCGTCGGCTTCATCCTCGGTGCGATCACCGGCACCGTCGCCGGCCAGGTGATTGCGATGGCGATGATCTCGCTGCCGGTGATGATGCGCTACGGCTACAACATGCGCTACGCCACTGGCGTCCTGGCGGCCTCCGGCACGATCACCCAGCTGGTGCCGCCGTCGCTGGTGCTGGTGGTGCTGGCCGACCAGCTCGGCCGCCCGGTGGGCGACATGTACAAGGGCGCCTGGGGCCCGTCGATCCTGCAGGTGGTGCTGTTTGCGCTCTACACCTTCTTGCTGACGCGGCTCAGGCCCAGCTACCTGCCGGGCGTGCCCGTCGAGGCGCGCACGCTGCACGGCTGGCAGCTCTGGAAAAAGTGTTTGCGCGGCATCATCCCGTCGGCGATCCTCATCTTCGCCGTGCTCGGCAGCATGGGCGGGCTGCCCGGCATCACCACGGCAGTGGCCACGCCGACCGAAGCCGGCGCGATGGGGGCCGTGGGGGCCTTCATCCTCGCGGCCATCCACCGGCGCCTCAACTGGGCGCTGGTCCGTGAGGCGATGGCGGGCACGATGCGGATCACCGCGATGGTCGTGTTCATCCTGATCGGCTCGCGGGTGTTCTCGCTGGTCTTCCAGGGGGTCGACGGCGCCAAGTGGATCGAGCACATGTTGTCGAGCCTGCCGGGCGGGCAGGTCGGCTTCCTGATCGTCGTCAACATCTTCATCTTCTTCCTGGCGTTCTTCCTCGACTTCTTCGAGATCGCCTTCATCATCCTGCCCATGCTCGGCCCGGTGGCCGAGAAGATGGGCATCGACCTGGTGTGGTTCGGCGTGATGCTCTGCGTGAACATGCAGACCAGCTTCATGCACCCGCCGTTCGGCTTCGCGCTGTTCTATCTGCGCGGCATCTCCGACACGCTGTTCAAGAACGGCAGCATCCCGAAGCGGGTCGAATCGAGAGACATCTACCTGGGTTCGATCCCCTGGGTCGTGCTGCAGCTGGTGCTGGTGGTCATCGTCATCTTCGTGCCGCAGACCGTCACCGTGTTCCTTCCGAAGGAAGAGGCTGTCGATCTCGACAAGGTGAAGATCGAGGCGCCCGTGGATGACCCGTACGGCCCCGAGAACGGAGCCGAAGACGACGCGATGCGCGGGTTCGAGCCCCCGGCGGCCGAAACCGACCCGGCCGCCAGCGCGGCCGAGGCCGTCGAGGCCGCCGCCTCTGCACCGTGA
- a CDS encoding DUF2249 domain-containing protein yields the protein MTQALSHPTIDVRVIPPRERHPLIFGTFHSLADGAAMEIVNDHDPRPLYFQLQEMQPGRFTWDTLESGPDVWRVRITKRAAAASEGRCCGGCGGA from the coding sequence ATGACCCAAGCCCTCTCGCACCCCACGATCGACGTGCGCGTCATCCCCCCTCGCGAACGACACCCGCTGATCTTCGGCACCTTCCACAGCCTGGCGGATGGCGCTGCGATGGAGATCGTCAACGACCACGACCCCCGACCGCTGTACTTCCAGCTGCAGGAGATGCAGCCGGGGCGGTTCACCTGGGACACCCTGGAGTCGGGCCCGGACGTCTGGCGCGTGCGCATCACCAAGCGGGCCGCTGCCGCCAGCGAAGGTCGCTGCTGCGGCGGCTGCGGCGGTGCCTGA
- a CDS encoding winged helix-turn-helix transcriptional regulator → MARKLPQGPLSASCPTRLLLDQIANKWAVLVLMAVRDEPVRFNELKRTVEGISQKVLGQTLQQLERNGLVERQVWSLKPIAVAYAITPHGRGLAEIVEQLRAWAVQTLGRTQSAQARFDARQARPPSVRVHRA, encoded by the coding sequence ATGGCGCGGAAGCTGCCCCAGGGCCCTTTGTCGGCCAGCTGCCCGACCCGGCTATTGCTCGATCAGATCGCCAACAAGTGGGCGGTGCTGGTGCTGATGGCGGTGCGCGACGAGCCGGTGCGCTTCAACGAACTCAAGCGCACGGTCGAGGGCATTTCACAGAAGGTGCTGGGGCAGACCCTGCAGCAGCTGGAGCGCAACGGGCTGGTCGAACGGCAGGTGTGGAGCCTCAAGCCCATCGCCGTCGCCTACGCCATCACGCCGCACGGGCGCGGTCTGGCGGAGATCGTCGAGCAGCTGCGGGCCTGGGCGGTGCAGACCCTCGGGCGGACGCAATCGGCCCAAGCGCGCTTCGATGCCCGGCAGGCGAGGCCGCCGTCGGTGCGCGTCCACCGGGCTTGA
- a CDS encoding alpha/beta fold hydrolase — translation MQATPSTSWFEPRLVTANGIRLHVMLAGTGHPVLMLHGWPFTSHLWRLVTPMLTAAGYQVIAPDLRGIGLSERPSHGYDLFHLSEDAAQLLDALNIPEAHVVGFDLGTPVAWMLAMRHPARVRRLALMEALLGSLPGAEAFLASGPPWWFGFHAVPGLAEQVLAGREAEYLGWFFSARAAGHRAVDPAAQAVYTQAYAGVEALRGGFEHYRAFALNARQIEAVVSSRRLVQPTLAIAGGVVGDSLYRQLQPLCDDLSGVQIEHCGHNIPEEQPEPLARALLEFLLKG, via the coding sequence ATGCAAGCTACCCCCTCGACCAGCTGGTTCGAACCGCGCCTCGTCACGGCCAACGGCATCCGCCTCCATGTCATGCTGGCGGGCACCGGTCACCCTGTGCTGATGCTGCATGGCTGGCCGTTCACGTCGCACCTGTGGCGTTTGGTCACCCCGATGCTGACGGCGGCCGGCTACCAGGTGATTGCACCCGACCTGCGCGGCATTGGGCTGAGCGAGCGGCCGAGCCACGGCTACGACCTCTTCCATCTGTCCGAGGACGCGGCCCAGCTGCTCGATGCCTTGAACATTCCTGAGGCGCATGTCGTCGGCTTCGACCTCGGCACACCGGTGGCCTGGATGCTCGCCATGCGGCACCCGGCACGGGTGCGCAGGCTGGCGCTGATGGAGGCCCTGCTGGGGTCCCTGCCCGGGGCCGAAGCTTTTCTGGCCAGCGGCCCGCCCTGGTGGTTCGGCTTCCATGCGGTGCCCGGTTTGGCCGAACAGGTGCTGGCCGGCCGCGAAGCCGAGTATCTCGGCTGGTTCTTCAGCGCACGGGCTGCGGGGCACCGCGCGGTCGACCCGGCGGCGCAAGCTGTTTATACGCAGGCCTATGCGGGAGTCGAAGCCTTGCGTGGCGGCTTCGAGCACTACCGTGCGTTTGCGCTGAACGCACGGCAGATCGAGGCGGTGGTGTCGTCGCGCCGGCTGGTGCAGCCCACGCTCGCCATTGCCGGCGGGGTGGTGGGAGACAGCTTGTATCGCCAGCTGCAGCCGCTGTGTGACGACCTGTCGGGCGTGCAGATCGAGCACTGCGGACACAACATTCCGGAAGAGCAGCCCGAGCCGCTGGCGCGGGCGCTGCTGGAGTTCTTATTGAAGGGGTGA
- a CDS encoding metal-sulfur cluster assembly factor, with protein MQPAPTPATSAAPFPYEGPEALRQPIEAALRRVVDPEVAMSVVDVGLIYGVAVSDQLVHLTITMTSPACPVTDVILDEVQSELDRVVPAHYQIEVELVWEPPWTPDRMSAKAKAFMGW; from the coding sequence ATGCAACCAGCCCCCACGCCGGCCACGTCCGCCGCCCCCTTTCCCTATGAAGGCCCGGAAGCGCTGCGGCAGCCGATCGAAGCCGCACTGCGTCGTGTCGTCGACCCGGAGGTCGCGATGTCGGTGGTCGACGTCGGGCTGATCTATGGCGTCGCGGTCTCCGACCAGTTGGTGCACCTGACGATCACGATGACGTCGCCTGCCTGTCCGGTCACCGATGTCATCCTCGACGAGGTGCAGTCGGAGCTGGACCGGGTCGTGCCCGCCCACTACCAGATCGAGGTCGAACTCGTTTGGGAGCCGCCCTGGACGCCTGACCGCATGAGTGCGAAAGCCAAGGCTTTCATGGGCTGGTGA
- a CDS encoding VOC family protein: protein MSIRSAAPCADPPPTELVLPMAILHVYAPLIVPDLEQAVSAFARLRPTVPVLRFTHRGLEAALAGGFWLMCGRAGLLGSRAEIHTIAVVTDLQEMQQTLLAAGARIVFGPYRISTGQHLAARLPSGDVVEYLQFGWLRLAAH from the coding sequence ATGTCCATCCGCTCGGCGGCGCCGTGCGCTGACCCGCCCCCCACCGAGCTGGTGCTGCCCATGGCCATCCTGCATGTCTACGCGCCGTTGATCGTGCCCGACCTGGAGCAGGCGGTGTCTGCCTTTGCACGGCTGCGGCCCACGGTGCCCGTGCTGCGGTTCACGCATCGCGGGCTCGAGGCCGCGCTGGCCGGCGGCTTCTGGCTCATGTGCGGTCGGGCGGGCCTGTTGGGCTCGCGGGCCGAGATTCACACGATTGCGGTGGTCACCGACCTGCAGGAGATGCAGCAGACGCTGCTGGCGGCCGGGGCCCGCATCGTGTTCGGCCCCTACCGCATCAGCACCGGGCAACACCTGGCGGCGCGCCTTCCATCGGGAGACGTGGTCGAGTACCTGCAGTTCGGGTGGCTGCGCCTTGCGGCGCACTGA
- a CDS encoding GFA family protein — translation MQRTARCACGLASITLQGAPEMHGVCHCTNCKRRTGSAFGISSYFPKSSVVETSGPTQVYAFHHVAQQHEQTRHFCPTCGTTLFWLVSTLPELIGVAGGCFADQGLPAPTYSLTHAKKEDWLSLPPHWKVYPD, via the coding sequence ATGCAAAGAACAGCTCGTTGCGCTTGCGGCCTCGCGTCCATCACCTTGCAAGGTGCGCCCGAGATGCATGGTGTGTGCCATTGCACCAATTGCAAGCGCCGCACCGGCAGCGCGTTCGGCATCTCGTCGTACTTCCCGAAAAGCAGCGTGGTCGAGACGAGCGGGCCCACCCAGGTCTATGCCTTCCATCATGTGGCGCAGCAGCACGAGCAGACCCGCCACTTCTGTCCGACCTGCGGCACCACGCTGTTCTGGTTGGTCTCGACACTGCCGGAGCTGATCGGGGTGGCGGGTGGCTGCTTTGCCGATCAAGGTCTGCCCGCGCCGACCTATTCCCTCACGCATGCCAAGAAGGAAGACTGGTTGAGCCTGCCGCCGCACTGGAAGGTCTATCCGGATTGA
- a CDS encoding nitric-oxide reductase large subunit — protein sequence MKSTNRLWRWLGLIFVLSFGALGYLGWQIYLFAPPIPKSVQTTGGEVLYTGDQIQRGQQAWRAAGGQQLGSVWGHGSYVAPDWSADWLHREAVALRKILVGQQALTEETAAAIDAKVKREMRRNTYDDLSGAVKVSPERAAAIREVAAHFDGLFGSEASLAALREQYAMGDGVLPEKADRQALTAFFFWSAWSASTDRPSEEGLSYTSNWPHEPLVGNTLTGTAAMWSMASVILLLAGIAAMLWLHARGHGEEEAEVPKTDPLLGVKATPSMKATRKYFFAVIGLILLQIGMGVITAHYAVEGKAFFGIPLADVLPYVSTRTIHTQVGIFWIATAWLATGLYIAPLLGGREPKLQKLGVDALFWALIVVVLGSTVTGWLGTLQHRGVDFAFWLGNQGLEFTSMGRVWQLLLFVGLLFWVYLLGRALWPALKTPSETRGLIAMVFLSATCIGGFYATSLTWGQHTHYSMVEYWRWWLVHLWVEGFFEVFATAVIALIFTKLGLVHAASANRAIVAETIVFLFGGILGTLHHLYWTGTPTSVIAVGAVFSALEVVPLTLIGLEAMQTWRRSQSVAWLQAYKWPILCFVAVGFWNTVGAGLLGFAINPPAALYYVQGLNMTAAHGHAALFGVYGMLGIGLMLFCLRGLYERSLHADRLIKPAFWAFNGGLAMMVFMSLLPAGIYQAYAAITQGLWYARSPEVIHGSVMETLVWLRVPGDIVFAAGAVYLALYALKLLRKPAVTSAPVGALPVKP from the coding sequence ATGAAGAGCACCAACAGGCTGTGGCGTTGGCTCGGCCTCATCTTCGTCCTGTCGTTCGGGGCCCTCGGGTACCTCGGATGGCAGATTTATCTCTTTGCGCCTCCCATTCCGAAGTCGGTCCAGACGACGGGAGGGGAGGTGCTGTACACCGGCGACCAGATCCAGCGCGGCCAACAAGCCTGGCGGGCGGCCGGTGGCCAGCAACTCGGCAGCGTCTGGGGGCACGGCAGCTATGTCGCCCCGGACTGGTCGGCCGACTGGTTGCACCGTGAAGCCGTGGCGCTGCGCAAGATCCTCGTCGGGCAGCAGGCCCTGACCGAAGAAACCGCCGCGGCGATCGACGCCAAGGTCAAACGCGAGATGCGACGCAACACCTACGACGACCTCAGCGGCGCCGTGAAGGTGTCGCCCGAACGTGCCGCGGCGATCCGCGAGGTGGCGGCGCACTTCGACGGCCTGTTTGGCAGCGAGGCGTCGCTGGCCGCGCTGCGCGAGCAGTACGCGATGGGCGATGGTGTGCTGCCCGAGAAGGCGGACCGCCAGGCCCTCACCGCGTTCTTCTTCTGGTCGGCCTGGTCCGCCAGCACAGACCGTCCGAGCGAGGAAGGCCTGTCGTACACCAGCAACTGGCCGCATGAGCCGCTGGTGGGCAACACGCTGACCGGCACTGCGGCGATGTGGTCGATGGCCAGTGTGATCCTGCTGCTCGCCGGCATCGCCGCGATGTTGTGGCTGCATGCCCGCGGCCATGGCGAGGAAGAAGCCGAGGTGCCCAAGACCGATCCGCTGCTGGGCGTCAAGGCCACGCCGTCGATGAAGGCCACCCGCAAGTACTTCTTCGCGGTCATCGGCCTGATCCTGCTGCAGATCGGCATGGGGGTCATCACCGCCCACTATGCGGTCGAAGGCAAGGCGTTCTTCGGCATCCCGCTCGCCGACGTGCTGCCCTACGTGAGCACCCGCACCATCCACACCCAGGTCGGCATATTCTGGATTGCGACCGCCTGGTTGGCCACCGGTCTCTACATCGCCCCGCTGCTTGGCGGCCGCGAGCCGAAGCTGCAGAAGCTGGGGGTCGATGCGCTGTTCTGGGCGCTCATCGTCGTCGTGCTCGGGTCCACCGTCACCGGCTGGCTCGGGACCCTGCAGCACCGCGGTGTCGACTTCGCGTTCTGGCTCGGCAACCAGGGGCTGGAGTTCACCAGCATGGGCCGTGTCTGGCAGTTGCTGCTGTTCGTCGGCCTGCTGTTCTGGGTGTACCTGCTGGGCCGTGCCCTGTGGCCGGCGCTGAAGACACCCTCGGAGACCCGCGGCCTGATCGCGATGGTGTTCCTGTCGGCGACCTGCATCGGCGGCTTCTACGCCACCTCGCTCACCTGGGGCCAGCACACGCACTACTCGATGGTCGAGTACTGGCGCTGGTGGCTGGTGCACCTGTGGGTGGAAGGCTTCTTCGAAGTGTTCGCCACCGCGGTCATCGCCCTCATCTTCACCAAGCTGGGTCTCGTGCATGCCGCAAGTGCCAACCGGGCCATCGTCGCGGAAACCATCGTGTTCCTGTTCGGCGGCATCCTGGGCACGCTGCACCACCTGTACTGGACCGGCACGCCCACCTCGGTGATCGCCGTCGGTGCGGTGTTCTCCGCGCTCGAAGTGGTGCCCCTGACCCTGATCGGCCTGGAAGCCATGCAAACTTGGCGCCGCTCGCAGTCGGTGGCCTGGCTGCAAGCCTACAAGTGGCCCATCCTGTGTTTCGTGGCCGTCGGCTTCTGGAACACGGTCGGTGCCGGCCTGCTGGGCTTCGCGATCAACCCGCCTGCTGCGCTGTACTACGTGCAGGGCCTCAACATGACGGCGGCCCACGGCCACGCTGCGCTGTTCGGGGTGTACGGCATGCTGGGCATCGGGCTGATGTTGTTCTGCCTGCGTGGCCTGTACGAGCGTTCGCTGCATGCCGACCGGTTGATCAAGCCCGCCTTCTGGGCCTTCAACGGTGGCCTCGCGATGATGGTGTTCATGTCGCTGCTGCCCGCCGGCATCTACCAGGCCTACGCGGCCATCACGCAAGGCCTGTGGTACGCCCGCTCGCCCGAAGTGATCCACGGCAGCGTGATGGAGACCCTGGTGTGGCTGCGCGTGCCCGGTGACATCGTGTTTGCGGCCGGTGCGGTGTACCTCGCGCTGTATGCGCTGAAGCTGCTCCGGAAGCCCGCGGTGACGTCCGCCCCCGTGGGCGCCTTGCCGGTCAAGCCGTGA
- a CDS encoding RrF2 family transcriptional regulator, translated as MPSPLYLDLLERRLRRLFHLCTALLTVKLTAFTDYSLRVLIYLAAHPGKKATIAEITRAFGVSEHHLVKVVHFLGKKGWITTVRGKGGGMTLATSAQAICVGRVVRDTEGLLEPAECFESGGGHCAIGGCCGLKGVLAEAVQAFYAVLDRYTLADVTRNQEALAQVLDFYRTLPAPQMA; from the coding sequence ATGCCGTCGCCACTCTATCTAGATCTCCTGGAACGCCGCTTGCGGCGTTTGTTTCACCTCTGCACCGCATTGCTCACCGTGAAACTCACCGCCTTCACCGACTACAGCCTGCGCGTCCTCATCTATCTGGCTGCCCACCCGGGCAAGAAGGCCACGATTGCCGAGATCACGCGCGCCTTCGGCGTCTCGGAACACCACCTCGTCAAGGTGGTTCACTTCCTGGGCAAGAAGGGCTGGATCACGACGGTGCGCGGCAAAGGAGGCGGCATGACGCTTGCCACATCGGCGCAGGCGATCTGCGTCGGCCGGGTGGTGCGCGACACCGAAGGCCTGCTCGAGCCCGCGGAATGCTTCGAGAGTGGCGGTGGACACTGCGCCATCGGCGGCTGCTGCGGGCTGAAAGGCGTTCTGGCCGAGGCTGTCCAGGCCTTCTACGCCGTGCTCGACCGCTACACCTTGGCCGATGTCACGCGCAATCAGGAAGCGCTGGCGCAAGTGCTCGACTTCTACCGTACCCTTCCTGCGCCGCAAATGGCGTGA
- a CDS encoding NnrS family protein → MPLLTIEEPPQTPVRGFALWALGFRPFYLLASVFAALSIPLWALQFSGMLGHAYLSGPLWHAHEMVFGFTLAVIVGFLFTAGRNWSNLPTPTGSALAALAGLWLAARILVLTPFAWAAALANVAFPVAAAVALAIPFWKARNRRNYFFVGLLLMFGVAAGAFHLAQMGRVPSLGPLGIQVALDVVLFILAVMGGRVIPMFTNNGVPGANAMRQAGVEKASLGLLIGLTVADAARLPELAIATVAGVAGVAHLVRWLLWQPWKTGSKSLVWVLHLAYLWVPLHLGLRTLAGLGAVPPSAAVHALTVGAIGGLIIGMVTRTAKGHTGRPLRADAVDTSCYVLVLLAAVVRVVLPLASPELMLAAVLGSAALWSAGFGLYAIRYFPVLTRPRLDGKPG, encoded by the coding sequence ATGCCTCTGCTCACCATTGAAGAACCTCCGCAGACGCCGGTCCGCGGCTTTGCGCTCTGGGCGCTCGGGTTTCGGCCCTTCTACCTGCTGGCCAGTGTCTTCGCGGCGTTGTCCATTCCGCTGTGGGCCCTGCAGTTCTCGGGAATGCTCGGCCATGCGTATCTCAGCGGGCCGCTGTGGCACGCCCACGAGATGGTGTTCGGCTTCACGCTGGCCGTCATCGTCGGATTCCTGTTCACGGCCGGGCGCAACTGGAGCAATCTTCCAACGCCTACTGGCAGCGCGCTTGCGGCGCTGGCCGGGCTGTGGCTGGCCGCCCGGATTCTGGTGCTGACCCCGTTCGCCTGGGCTGCGGCGCTCGCCAACGTGGCATTCCCGGTGGCCGCTGCGGTGGCACTGGCCATCCCGTTCTGGAAGGCCCGGAACCGGCGCAACTACTTCTTCGTCGGCTTGCTGTTGATGTTCGGCGTGGCCGCTGGCGCCTTCCATCTTGCTCAGATGGGGAGGGTGCCGTCGCTCGGGCCCCTTGGCATCCAGGTGGCGCTCGACGTCGTGCTGTTCATCCTGGCCGTGATGGGGGGGCGCGTGATTCCGATGTTCACGAACAACGGGGTGCCCGGTGCCAACGCGATGCGTCAGGCGGGAGTGGAGAAGGCCTCGCTGGGCTTGCTGATCGGCTTGACGGTGGCCGACGCGGCCCGGCTGCCCGAACTCGCCATCGCGACCGTCGCCGGTGTCGCGGGCGTGGCGCACCTGGTGCGGTGGCTGTTGTGGCAACCCTGGAAGACCGGCTCGAAATCCCTGGTGTGGGTGCTCCACCTGGCCTACCTGTGGGTGCCCCTGCATCTGGGCCTGCGCACGCTGGCCGGGCTCGGCGCGGTGCCGCCGTCGGCAGCGGTCCATGCGCTGACGGTCGGCGCCATCGGCGGCCTGATCATCGGCATGGTGACACGGACGGCCAAGGGTCACACTGGCCGCCCCTTGCGCGCCGACGCCGTGGACACCAGCTGCTATGTCCTGGTGCTGCTGGCCGCGGTGGTCCGCGTGGTGCTGCCGCTCGCGTCGCCGGAGCTGATGCTGGCGGCGGTGCTTGGGTCGGCGGCGCTCTGGTCGGCCGGGTTCGGGCTCTACGCGATCCGCTACTTCCCGGTCCTCACCCGGCCGCGCCTCGACGGCAAGCCGGGCTGA
- a CDS encoding TRAP transporter small permease subunit: protein MRLLLWYTRLVDAINDGFAWIAQWAVIASCFISAGNAAIRYSFSYSSNAWLEIQWYLFAACVMCGAAQVLRLNEHVRVDVFYGRLSGRAKVWVDLFGLVFFLVPVMVVMLIYSVPMFIQFFNSGEMSGNAGGLIRWPAVLTLPLGFGLVLLQGSAEIIKRVLWLMNRYEMNTHYERPLQ from the coding sequence GTGCGGCTATTGCTCTGGTACACGCGGCTCGTCGATGCCATCAACGACGGGTTTGCGTGGATCGCCCAGTGGGCGGTCATCGCGTCCTGCTTCATCAGCGCCGGCAATGCCGCCATCCGCTATTCCTTCAGCTACAGCTCGAACGCGTGGCTGGAAATCCAGTGGTACTTGTTCGCCGCCTGCGTGATGTGCGGTGCCGCCCAGGTCCTGCGCCTCAACGAGCATGTGCGTGTCGACGTGTTCTATGGCCGGCTCAGTGGCCGCGCCAAGGTCTGGGTCGACCTGTTCGGGCTAGTGTTCTTCCTGGTGCCGGTGATGGTCGTGATGTTGATCTATTCGGTGCCGATGTTCATTCAGTTCTTCAACAGCGGCGAGATGTCGGGCAACGCCGGTGGGTTGATCCGGTGGCCGGCCGTGCTGACGCTGCCGCTGGGTTTCGGTCTGGTGCTGCTGCAGGGCAGTGCGGAAATCATCAAGCGCGTGCTGTGGCTGATGAACCGCTATGAGATGAACACCCACTACGAGAGGCCGCTGCAATGA
- a CDS encoding NUDIX hydrolase: MEPQPHPSTPVRRSMRLVLLNGRDELLLMKVALPDRTFWCTIGGGMDAGETPQQAARRELREETGLTDRDVVWGPPVWYGEHRLQRDGVLTLHQETFLLVRTVCTDVSTDRMTEQERQVVKSFKWWSLAALKKTREFVVPPSLVRHLEPLLAGAIPSHTLQIDLGNERRPA, translated from the coding sequence TTGGAACCGCAGCCCCACCCCTCGACCCCGGTGCGCCGCAGCATGCGGCTGGTGCTTCTGAACGGCCGCGATGAGTTGCTGCTGATGAAGGTCGCACTGCCGGACCGGACGTTCTGGTGCACGATCGGCGGGGGGATGGACGCGGGCGAGACGCCTCAACAGGCCGCGCGGCGGGAGCTGCGTGAAGAGACCGGCTTGACGGACCGGGACGTGGTGTGGGGCCCGCCGGTCTGGTATGGCGAACACCGGCTGCAGCGCGATGGCGTGCTCACGCTCCACCAGGAGACCTTCCTGTTGGTGCGCACGGTCTGCACCGATGTGTCCACCGACCGCATGACCGAGCAGGAGCGGCAGGTGGTCAAGTCGTTCAAGTGGTGGTCGCTGGCGGCGCTGAAAAAGACCCGCGAGTTCGTCGTGCCGCCCAGCCTGGTGCGGCACCTCGAACCCCTGCTGGCGGGCGCCATTCCGAGCCACACCCTCCAGATCGACCTTGGCAATGAGCGCCGCCCGGCGTAA